A stretch of Microscilla marina ATCC 23134 DNA encodes these proteins:
- a CDS encoding ribose-phosphate pyrophosphokinase produces the protein MSSVVKIFSGTNSHDLASQISLKYGQPLGELVIKRFSDGEISPRFEESVRGCEVFLIQSTCPPSDNLMELLLMADAARRASAKYVTAVLPYFGYARQDRKDKPRVAIASKLVANLLSAVGIDRLMTCDLHAGQIQGFFDFPVDHLDGSAVFIPYVESLGLDDLIFAAPDVGGVGRARAYATYFKTDMVVCDKHRKRANEVASMQVIGEVEGANVVIVDDMLDTGGTMCKAAEAILAKGAKSVRAVCTHPVFSGAAYDNISNSVLEEVAVSDTIPLTKPAPKVRVLSVADLFATAIRRIHEHESISNLFIQSS, from the coding sequence ATGTCCTCGGTTGTAAAAATTTTTTCAGGAACCAATTCTCACGATTTAGCCAGCCAGATTTCTCTCAAATATGGTCAGCCATTAGGTGAGCTTGTTATCAAGCGATTCAGTGATGGCGAAATTTCTCCAAGATTTGAAGAGTCAGTGCGTGGTTGTGAGGTGTTTTTGATTCAGTCAACTTGTCCTCCTTCAGATAACTTAATGGAGCTATTGCTGATGGCAGATGCTGCTCGCCGTGCTTCGGCAAAGTATGTAACTGCCGTACTTCCCTACTTCGGATATGCGCGCCAAGACCGCAAAGACAAGCCAAGGGTTGCTATAGCATCTAAGCTAGTGGCTAATTTATTATCTGCGGTGGGTATTGACCGCCTGATGACTTGTGATTTACACGCAGGACAAATTCAGGGTTTCTTCGATTTCCCAGTAGATCATCTCGACGGATCAGCAGTTTTCATTCCTTATGTAGAATCATTAGGACTTGATGACCTGATATTTGCAGCACCAGATGTTGGAGGAGTAGGAAGAGCCCGCGCTTATGCTACTTATTTCAAAACTGACATGGTAGTGTGCGACAAACACCGCAAACGTGCCAATGAGGTTGCTTCTATGCAAGTAATTGGTGAGGTAGAAGGCGCCAATGTGGTAATTGTAGACGATATGCTAGACACTGGTGGAACCATGTGCAAAGCGGCTGAAGCCATTCTTGCCAAAGGAGCCAAAAGTGTGAGAGCAGTTTGCACTCACCCAGTGTTTTCGGGCGCTGCTTATGACAACATCTCTAACTCAGTGTTGGAAGAAGTGGCAGTGTCGGATACCATTCCTTTGACCAAACCCGCACCCAAAGTACGCGTATTGAGC